A single window of Salvia splendens isolate huo1 chromosome 8, SspV2, whole genome shotgun sequence DNA harbors:
- the LOC121745007 gene encoding serine hydroxymethyltransferase 6-like, which yields MDFTQQPANQGLSLGFLSHVSDTVKSNRIPSPKIAEDSLSFQIESRSRDPSHPLPSVPLQLMDQQKENHHNYVHGVNDLNEIRDVEEEEDVEGKMEEFLILGHSLTLKRKRDCESGWSSSSPPPSSSKVVRVSSNSDLESRKSAVRSWGNQSLRDADPDIFEIMEKEKGRQFKGIELIASENFVCKAVMEALGSSLTNKYSEGMPGARYYGGNQYIDEIETLCCERALAAFSLDSENWGVNVQPYSCTSANFAVYTGLLLPGDRIMGLDTPSGGNTSHGCYLPNGRKMSGASIFFESLPYKINPQTGYVDYDKLEEKALDFRPKILICGGSSYPREWEYVRLRKIADKCGAVLLCDMAQISGLIAAKECASPFEYCDIVTSTTHKSLRGPRGGIIFYRRGPKLRKRGMHLNQGDGGDRYDFEEKINFAVFPAMQGGPHNNHIAALAIALKQVATPEYKAYMQQVKKNAHALASALIKRHCKLVTGGTDNHMLIWDLRNFGVTGYILEKICELCHITLNKVTIFDDNGNIIPGGVRIGTPAMTSRGCVESDFEVMADFLLRAVHIASSVQRDHGKLPKSLLKGLENNKEIAELRARAESFASQFAMPGFD from the exons ATGGATTTCACTCAACAGCCGGCAAATCAAGGGCTTTCTCTAGGGTTTCTATCGCACGTGTCTGATACGGTGAAGAGCAACCGGATCCCCAGCCCTAAAATCGCCGAAGATTCGTTGTCATTTCAGATCGAGTCGCGGAGCAGGGACCCTTCGCACCCTCTGCCTTCTGTTCCACTTCAATTGATGGACCAGCAGAAGGAGAATCACCACAATTATGTTCACGGCGTCAACGATTTGAATGAAATTAGGGatgttgaggaggaggaggacgtTGAGGGGAAGATGGAGGAGTTTCTCATTTTAGGGCACTCGCTGACTCTGAAGCGGAAGCGCGACTGCGAATCAGGGTGGTcatcgtcgtcgccgccgccttccTCCTCAAAGGTGGTTAGGGTTTCGTCGAACAGCGACCTGGAATCGAGGAAGAGCGCTGTCCGGTCATGGGGGAATCAGAGCTTGCGGGATGCTGATCCGGATATCTTTGAGATAATGGAGAAGGAGAAAGGGAGGCAGTTTAAAGGGATTGAATTGATTGCCTCTGAGAATTTCGTGTGCAAAGCTGTGATGGAGGCACTGGGAAGCTCCCTTACCAATAAGTACTCTGAAGGAATGCCTGGTGCAAGGTATTACGGCGGGAATCAGTACATTGACGAGATTGAAACATTGTGTTGTGAGCGTGCCTTGGCTGCTTTCAGCCTCGATTCGGAGAATTGGGGTGTAAATGTACAGCCGTATTCATGTACATCTGCAAATTTTGCAGTTTATACTGGGCTATTGCTACCGGGTGATCGGATAATGGGGTTGGACACACCTTCGGGAGGGAACACGAGTCATGGGTGCTATTTGCCCAATGGGCGGAAAATGTCTGGGGCCTCTATCTTTTTTGAGAGTCTGCCTTATAAGATTAACCCACAGACAGGCTATGTAGACTATGATAAACTAGAGGAGAAGGCTCTGGATTTTCGCCCCAAGATATTGATATGTGGTGGAAGTTCGTATCCTCGGGAGTGGGAGTATGTAAGGTTGAGGAAGATAGCCGATAAATGTGGTGCGGTGTTGTTGTGTGACATGGCTCAGATTAGCGGCCTTATAGCTGCTaag GAATGTGCAAGTCCTTTTGAATATTGTGATATTGTTACCTCTACCACTCACAAAAGTCTCCGAGGGCCCAGGGGAGGAATTATTTTCTACAGAAGGGGCCCAAAACTTAGAAAGCGAGGGATGCATTTGAATCAAGGAGATGGTGGTGATAGATATGATTTTGAGGAAAAGATCAATTTTGCTGTTTTCCCTGCAATGCAAGGTGGGCCTCACAACAATCACATTGCAGCCCTTGCTATAGCTTTGAAACAAGTGGCTACTCCCGAGTACAAGGCGTACATGCAACAAGTGAAGAAAAATGCTCATGCCTTGGCATCAGCTTTGATAAAAAGACACTGCAAACTTGTAACCGGGGGCACTGATAATCATATGTTGATATGGGATCTAAGGAATTTTGGAGTGACAG GTTATATTCTAGAGAAGATCTGCGAGTTGTGTCACATTACGCTCAATAAAGTCACAATCTTCGATGACAATGGTAATATCATCCCAGGAGGTGTAAGAATCG GTACTCCTGCAATGACATCAAGAGGCTGTGTTGAGTCCGATTTTGAGGTCATGGccgactttctccttagagctGTACATATCGCAAGCTCAGTGCAGAGAGATCACGGAAAACTGCCAAAATCACTGCTGAAGGGGCTCGAGAACAACAAAGAAATCGCAGAGCTGCGAGCACGAGCAGAAAGTTTTGCTTCTCAATTTGCTATGCCTGGATTTGATTGA
- the LOC121743716 gene encoding uncharacterized protein LOC121743716 isoform X1: protein MMSHSLSPSSSVAGFLSFLSEQLDNLDHLFLSHNFMSAAFLHHVLSTLRSFHSHLTSLLHKLHLPFGDKWLDEYMDETSRLWDACHLIKSALSALENYYSPAASLLRAPHPHPQVIRAIRGCERELTALQHENRSMAEIKIHTLSLKFKDSVASKRYNGFREALHAMRHVSTLLLLILVSGLVYCWPETSFYQGEQDKSSALAASAANLHQRVASAVGHHHHEPGIMLYELRRSAFAMEELRAEIEGEGEGEVGEKVESLRSFVEALQCGAEGIIGQLDDFFDEIVEGRKTLLNMCSHT, encoded by the exons ATGATGAGCCATTCCCTCTCTCCCTCCTCCTCCGTCGCCGGATTCCTCAGCTTCTTGTCGGAGCAACTCGACAATCTCGACCACCTCTTTCTCTCCCACAACTTCATGTCCGCCGCCTTCCTCCACCACGTCCTCTCCACGCTCCGATCCTTCCATTCCCACCTCACCTCATTGCTCCACAAGCTCCACCTCCCCTTCGGCGACAAATGGCTCGACGAATACATGGACGAAACCTCCCGCCTCTGGGACGCCTGCCACCTCATCAAATCCGCCCTCTCCGCCTTGGAAAACTACTATTCCCCCGCGGCCTCCTTGCTCCGCGCCCCCCACCCCCACCCCcag gTTATTAGGGCAATCAGGGGATGTGAGAGGGAGTTGACAGCACTACAGCACGAGAACAGAAGCATGGCGGAGATCAAAATCCATACATTATCGTTAAAATTCAAGGACAGCGTTGCGTCCAAGCGATACAACGGTTTCAGAGAGGCGTTACACGCGATGAGGCACGTGAGCACGTTGCTTCTGTTGATTCTCGTGAGCGGTTTAGTCTACTGCTGGCCGGAGACGAGCTTTTACCAAGGCGAGCAAGACAAGTCCTCTGCTCTGGCGGCCTCGGCTGCCAACTTGCATCAGAGGGTGGCGAGCGCGGTGGGGCACCACCACCACGAGCCCGGGATCATGCTCTACGAGCTGAGGAGGTCGGCTTTCGCGATGGAAGAGCTCAGGGCGGAGATCGAGGGCGAGGGCGAGGGCGAGGTTGGTGAGAAGGTGGAGAGTTTGAGGAGCTTTGTTGAAGCCTTGCAGTGTGGGGCTGAGGGGATAATTGGACAGCTTGATGATTTCTTTGATGAGattgttgaagggaggaagacaCTTTTGAACATGTGTTCACATACATAg
- the LOC121743716 gene encoding uncharacterized protein LOC121743716 isoform X2 yields MMSHSLSPSSSVAGFLSFLSEQLDNLDHLFLSHNFMSAAFLHHVLSTLRSFHSHLTSLLHKLHLPFGDKWLDEYMDETSRLWDACHLIKSALSALENYYSPAASLLRAPHPHPQVIRAIRGCERELTALQHENRSMAEIKIHTLSLKFKDSVASKRYNGFREALHAMRHVSTLLLLILVSGLVYCWPETSFYQGEQDKSSALAASAANLHQRVASAVGHHHHEPGIMLYELRRSAFAMEELRAEIEGEGEGEVGEKVESLRSFVEALQCGAEGIIGQLDDFFDEIVEGRKTLLNMCSHT; encoded by the exons ATGATGAGCCATTCCCTCTCTCCCTCCTCCTCCGTCGCCGGATTCCTCAGCTTCTTGTCGGAGCAACTCGACAATCTCGACCACCTCTTTCTCTCCCACAACTTCATGTCCGCCGCCTTCCTCCACCACGTCCTCTCCACGCTCCGATCCTTCCATTCCCACCTCACCTCATTGCTCCACAAGCTCCACCTCCCCTTCGGCGACAAATGGCTCGACGAATACATGGACGAAACCTCCCGCCTCTGGGACGCCTGCCACCTCATCAAATCCGCCCTCTCCGCCTTGGAAAACTACTATTCCCCCGCGGCCTCCTTGCTCCGCGCCCCCCACCCCCACCCCcaggtt ATTAGGGCAATCAGGGGATGTGAGAGGGAGTTGACAGCACTACAGCACGAGAACAGAAGCATGGCGGAGATCAAAATCCATACATTATCGTTAAAATTCAAGGACAGCGTTGCGTCCAAGCGATACAACGGTTTCAGAGAGGCGTTACACGCGATGAGGCACGTGAGCACGTTGCTTCTGTTGATTCTCGTGAGCGGTTTAGTCTACTGCTGGCCGGAGACGAGCTTTTACCAAGGCGAGCAAGACAAGTCCTCTGCTCTGGCGGCCTCGGCTGCCAACTTGCATCAGAGGGTGGCGAGCGCGGTGGGGCACCACCACCACGAGCCCGGGATCATGCTCTACGAGCTGAGGAGGTCGGCTTTCGCGATGGAAGAGCTCAGGGCGGAGATCGAGGGCGAGGGCGAGGGCGAGGTTGGTGAGAAGGTGGAGAGTTTGAGGAGCTTTGTTGAAGCCTTGCAGTGTGGGGCTGAGGGGATAATTGGACAGCTTGATGATTTCTTTGATGAGattgttgaagggaggaagacaCTTTTGAACATGTGTTCACATACATAg